TCTAGCACAAACACGTAAAAGGGGTCTAACACATTTTTTTTGGTGAATGACAAAAAAAACCCAGAGGGCTAGAAGCCTCCAGGGAACCCAATATGAGCCATATCAGCTCTCATAAACAATATAAGTACGAGGAACAATTAGAAAAGACAACAATAATAGACATATTTTATAACGGAGAAGGTTAAGGTTAAGGTTGGCAAATCAAACACAGTTTGGACTtgtcataaaatataatatgcaAGGGGCAATACAGTGAATGAAAAGATCAGGTTGGAAAAGCGCAAAGTTACTCTTACCGAAACATTAAGCAGTTCTGGCTGCTTGATCAATTGTTGATTCACTTCTAAGAGGGAGCCTTTGACGCAACATCTAAAAAATCACAAGTTATGTATCAGAGAGTGTAAAGGAGACCCTGGAAAAAGAGGATTTGGATAAGTACACAACTACAAACAGATATACAAATAATCTTTAGATCATATGGATGTGTTATAATAGAGAATTTACCTTACAATATAGGTATCATTTTTGGTAGAAATTTTACACAGAGCAGTGTTGGACTCAAAGTGTTGTGCATTCTGCACGAAAACACGTCTCAATTTAATAATGGAAGATAATAAGCTAATTCCATAAAGTAAAACATTTTGAAACGCACAAAATTTCACGAAATAGtgtcatttttcttcttctgctttCAAGAAACGGACAGCAAGAAAGtgtgaaaattcaaaattgggAAAACGTACCTTCTTCCGCTTTCCAGTGACTTTCATCTCGCTCCGATCAGACTTCCCAACATTGAAATCAACGGCCGTGATTCCACCTTCATCCTTGAAAGCAACGTGGGAAGGAGCCAACCCAATCACACACAAGCTTTAAGGTAACAACAACAATTACAGAGAATGaacatatttttaagaaaataccAACATAATCCAATTTGAAGCAACCTCAGAGGAATGAAAAGTATACCCATTGGCGTGCCGGTAAATGTACTGATCGTGAGCTGGTTTCATGAAATCTGAAGTTCAAATTAACTAAATAGTTAATTACagaggtttagggtttataaAAAGAATGTAATGTGAGTGTGAATAGGATTACCTATGGTGAAGAATGTGACAAAGTTGGATTCAACGGCGGAAGGAGGAGTCATGGGAAGATTCTGCACGTCAGGGAGTAGAAGCTTCTGTAagtcttcctcttcctcctcctctttaTTCTCATCCAGTTCTTTGGTTTCTGAACAGTTCGATTCATCCCTGATCTGGTCCTTGTTTATGGttgacattttaatttttgttcaaatttaaatgagaaaaaGTACTGCGCAATCTCCTTGCACTTGCAGACTTAGATAAATAGGGCAACACTGTCGTAATTCGGAACAAAGGTCACAGAACCACTTCGTCATGCAGTACTTACCACAAAGTGACTACATAGGATCCCAGATTCTGTGCGGTTCCGCCACCAAAATCTTAATGGGCCTCGTACACTTCAATTAGTTGGGAGTGCTATTGACACCCCCAAGTTGCTTTTAAAACTTCCCACTTTCTATTTTATCTACATAtacaacttatttttttaagtttctgCTGAAACATTTatcaaataacttatttttaaataaaaaataaatcaattatatacaatgtatcagttttaattttaatgaatcaACTGCgatgaaaattgattttttgatcaaaattgaattaattatgataaaagttaacatttataataataacaattaaaaccataaatactgttaacattttttaattattattttcatttattctgatataatttaaaaaataacaattcattacattaatagtttattaaaaaagttatactttatattaaaaattaattcaattactattaaaaataataaatcttgattaatcattttaattaaaaataatctacattggaattaatttaattactgttaaaaataatatcttatttaaatCTTCAAgctagtttatatttttttcttccctttttacTGAAGTCATAAATGTCAACAACGATAATGAGAATCACATTATATATACCcataaatacttttattcttAACCAGAAATCATCtgcattaattaaaatagtattacaaaaataacatgataaaaaaataaaaagaaaagtctTAAGgcatcaatataaaaaatagtattataataaaaactaaacattATAACAtcttatacataaaaataaatttcgtataaatattttcttttacaataaaaaattgcaGTGTGTGGTGAAACTGAAGAACAAATTAGCAAAAGCAATACATAGCTCCTAGACTTACAAATATATAGAATTTCAGGGAATTAGAGTGTTCCCCTTTCCGAATTCTCTGAATAGAGCAGCACTTTATAGTTCATAGTATGATTCAAACTCTGAAGAAGTTCATTTATACAGGAATCACACAACAACTAACAATGATTCTCTGTAATAACTCAGGCAATTGGAATGTCTATTTAGGGTTCTTCATCATGGGCATCAAGTTGATGGGTTCGATCGTACCATATTTACCAAATTTACCAAATTCAAAAGCAGAAGATAAGGGTGGCGGGCTGCTCCGGCAAAATAACAGGCACGCCTCTGCCGTTTCGTTCATCGGAAACTCCAAAACCCACAACTCAATAACCCTTGTCGTCCTAAAACTGAACACTGGTAGAGAAACTCTGGCCAAAAGCCCAATTGGATGGAACaacattttgaaaaagtttggtGACACCATCGGTTGTTGTGACTCGGAAAGACAGAGATTGACCATTCAAATAGGCATTGGATTGCCAATTAGCACCCCAATTTCTTGACATAGTCATCCACCCAGTTTTTGAGCCTTTGATGGACACAGATTGAATAGATCCAGCTCCTCCCACGTTGTTGATCAGCACAAGCTCAAAGTAGTCTCTCCCATTCACACTGAACCTAACCCCTCCCTTCTTCGTGCATGCAACCCTGCACAGTAAGTTTTGGTTTGATTAATTACAACTTATTACGGAAATGAAGCTTCAACTTTGAATAAAGAATAAGATATTGAGTAAAGTTCAAACCTTTGGAACAAAACGGGCACGATCCCTCCTCTATAGATACCAATCTTTTCCCATGCGGGTTGAGCCAT
This Vigna angularis cultivar LongXiaoDou No.4 chromosome 4, ASM1680809v1, whole genome shotgun sequence DNA region includes the following protein-coding sequences:
- the LOC108342401 gene encoding uncharacterized protein LOC108342401, yielding MSTINKDQIRDESNCSETKELDENKEEEEEEDLQKLLLPDVQNLPMTPPSAVESNFVTFFTIDFMKPAHDQYIYRHANGLCVIGLAPSHVAFKDEGGITAVDFNVGKSDRSEMKVTGKRKKNAQHFESNTALCKISTKNDTYIVRCCVKGSLLEVNQQLIKQPELLNVSADREGYIAIIMPKPADWLKVKASLLSLQEYKKLKEVS